One segment of Paramormyrops kingsleyae isolate MSU_618 chromosome 8, PKINGS_0.4, whole genome shotgun sequence DNA contains the following:
- the c8h20orf96 gene encoding uncharacterized protein C20orf96 homolog isoform X2, whose translation MTTLPNHVVFPFKECFQKVDYSRWERYGRRRAPLPPARGPAVPPKSDAYRHRGAPSVHQQNNTRAAPDESLRSLVRHSGRKEMVKVGVISPWNENGKILKMLIQSRKTAVEELERHCAHLLAVNFQQLGEIARTERCSFSCAQDSILQHEKLKRSIIALKGWSQREVKKAKVELEDAEREAKEAICELQRQLAEVELQVVKARGEVNSLRTYKYRQYHVNESRIAQLRREIEQLSSVTLSLSTTTAENDRIRRETDFHKKVIKELEETSKEVEEDIKQLQLSGASVSEDVSHQSPPRTHKCTPDMDVNLDIPKEEWLPI comes from the exons ATGACCACATTACCAAACCATGTAGTATTCCCCTTTAAGGAATGTTTTCAGAAAGTG GATTACAGCAGGTGGGAGCGGTACGGCAGGCGTCGTGCTCCCCTGCCCCCGGCACGTGGTCCTGCTGTCCCACCCAAGAGTGATGCATATAGACACAGGGGCGCCCCCTCTGTCCACCAGCAAAACAACACTAGAGCGG CCCCTGACGAATCACTGAGGTCTTTGGTTCGACACTCAGGAAGGAAAGAGATGGTGAAAGTGGGAGTCATCTCTCCATGGaatgaaaatggcaaaataCTTAAG ATGCTCATCCAGTCAAGAAAGACAGCGGTGGAAGAGCTGGAGAGGCACTGTGCCCATCTCCTGGCCGTGAATTTTCAGCAGTTAGGGGAGATCGCTCGTACCGAGAGGTGCTCCTTCAGCTGTGCTCAGGACTCTATCCTTCAGCACGAGAAACTCAAG AGATCTATCATAGCTTTAAAAGGCTGGAGTCAAAGAGAAGTCAAAAAGGCCAAAGTGGAATTAGAGGATGCGGAACGAGAGGCGAAGGAAGCCATCTGTG AACTTCAGAGGCAGCTAGCAGAGGTGGAGCTGCAGGTGGTGAAAGCCCGTGGTGAGGTAAACTCACTGAGGACCTACAAGTACAGGCAGTACCATGTGAATGAATCGAGGATCGCTCAGCTCAGAAGGGAGATTGAGCAG CTGTCCAGTGTTACTCTTAGCCTTTCCACGACTACGGCAGAAAATGACAGAATAAGGAGAGAAACTGACTTTCACAAAAAG GTCATTAAGGAGCTTGAGGAGACGAGCAAGGAAGTGGAGGAGGATATCAAGCAGCTACAGCTGTCAGGAGCGAGTGTCAGCGAGGACGTCTCCCACCAAAGCCCCCCCAGGACACACAA ATGTACCCCAGATATGGACGTGAACCTGGACATTCCCAAAGAAGAATGGCTTCCTATTTAA
- the c8h20orf96 gene encoding uncharacterized protein C20orf96 homolog isoform X1: MTTLPNHVVFPFKECFQKVDYSRWERYGRRRAPLPPARGPAVPPKSDAYRHRGAPSVHQQNNTRAAPDESLRSLVRHSGRKEMVKVGVISPWNENGKILKMLIQSRKTAVEELERHCAHLLAVNFQQLGEIARTERCSFSCAQDSILQHEKLKRSIIALKGWSQREVKKAKVELEDAEREAKEAICELQRQLAEVELQVVKARGEVNSLRTYKYRQYHVNESRIAQLRREIEQVKEMRKLSSVTLSLSTTTAENDRIRRETDFHKKVIKELEETSKEVEEDIKQLQLSGASVSEDVSHQSPPRTHKCTPDMDVNLDIPKEEWLPI, from the exons ATGACCACATTACCAAACCATGTAGTATTCCCCTTTAAGGAATGTTTTCAGAAAGTG GATTACAGCAGGTGGGAGCGGTACGGCAGGCGTCGTGCTCCCCTGCCCCCGGCACGTGGTCCTGCTGTCCCACCCAAGAGTGATGCATATAGACACAGGGGCGCCCCCTCTGTCCACCAGCAAAACAACACTAGAGCGG CCCCTGACGAATCACTGAGGTCTTTGGTTCGACACTCAGGAAGGAAAGAGATGGTGAAAGTGGGAGTCATCTCTCCATGGaatgaaaatggcaaaataCTTAAG ATGCTCATCCAGTCAAGAAAGACAGCGGTGGAAGAGCTGGAGAGGCACTGTGCCCATCTCCTGGCCGTGAATTTTCAGCAGTTAGGGGAGATCGCTCGTACCGAGAGGTGCTCCTTCAGCTGTGCTCAGGACTCTATCCTTCAGCACGAGAAACTCAAG AGATCTATCATAGCTTTAAAAGGCTGGAGTCAAAGAGAAGTCAAAAAGGCCAAAGTGGAATTAGAGGATGCGGAACGAGAGGCGAAGGAAGCCATCTGTG AACTTCAGAGGCAGCTAGCAGAGGTGGAGCTGCAGGTGGTGAAAGCCCGTGGTGAGGTAAACTCACTGAGGACCTACAAGTACAGGCAGTACCATGTGAATGAATCGAGGATCGCTCAGCTCAGAAGGGAGATTGAGCAGGTGAAGGAAATGAGGAAG CTGTCCAGTGTTACTCTTAGCCTTTCCACGACTACGGCAGAAAATGACAGAATAAGGAGAGAAACTGACTTTCACAAAAAG GTCATTAAGGAGCTTGAGGAGACGAGCAAGGAAGTGGAGGAGGATATCAAGCAGCTACAGCTGTCAGGAGCGAGTGTCAGCGAGGACGTCTCCCACCAAAGCCCCCCCAGGACACACAA ATGTACCCCAGATATGGACGTGAACCTGGACATTCCCAAAGAAGAATGGCTTCCTATTTAA
- the pnp4a gene encoding purine nucleoside phosphorylase 4a: protein MQDQICYDNYKNSADWLQSRTKHRPKVAIICGSGLGHLANALESQDAFPYSDIPGFPHCTAPGHAGRLVFGVLRGKSCVCMQGRFHMFEGHSLYKVTFPVRVFKLLGVETLIVTNAAGSLASSYKTGDIMIIRDHINIPGLGGFNPLNGPNDERFGPRFPVMGAAYDKDLRRLAWDLGKKLAISDHVQEGVYCMVGGPNFETIAEARLLQRLGVDAVGMSTVPEVLIASHCGMKVFGLSLITNKVAMDYEDQQVVTQEEVLAVSRKKSHTLQTIIMELVAHLGSSTA, encoded by the exons ATGCAAGATCAAATCTG CTATGACAACTACAAGAATTCTGCTGACTGGCTGCAGTCGCGCACAAAGCACCGTCCCAAAGTGGCCATCATATGCGGCTCAGGATTGGGACACTTGGCGAACGCGCTGGAGAGCCAGGACGCCTTCCCCTACTCGGACATCCCCGGCTTCCCTCACTGTACAG CACCAGGCCATGCCGGGCGGCTGGTGTTCGGGGTCCTCAGAGGGAAGTCCTGCGTGTGCATGCAGGGCCGGTTCCACATGTTTGAGGGACATTCCCTCTACAAG GTCACCTTCCCTGTGCGGGTCTTCAAGCTGCTGGGGGTGGAGACCCTGATTGTCACTAACGCTGCAGGATCCCTGGCCAGCAGCTACAAGACCGGGGACATCATGATCATCCGCGACCATATTAACATTCCAGGCCTCGGCGGGTTTAATCCCCTGAACGGACCCAATGACGAAAG GTTCGGCCCCCGTTTCCCTGTCATGGGTGCTGCTTATGATAAGGACCTGCGTCGTCTGGCCTGGGATTTAGGCAAGAAGCTGGCCATATCAGACCATGTGCAGGAAGGAGTCTACTGTATGGTAGGGGGACCCAACTTTGAGACCATTGCTGAGGCCCGCCTGCTGCAACGGCTGGGGGTGGATGCTGTGG GCATGAGCACAGTACCAGAAGTGCTGATCGCCAGTCACTGTGGCATGAAGGTCTTTGGCCTCTCCCTCATCACCAATAAAGTGGCCATGGACTACGAGGACCAGCAGGTAGTTACACAAGAGGAAGTGCTTGCAGTCAGCAGGAAGAAGTCCCACACGCTGCAGACGATCATCATGGAGCTGGTGGCCCATTTGGGCAGCAGCACAGcctaa
- the c8h20orf96 gene encoding uncharacterized protein C20orf96 homolog isoform X3, whose protein sequence is MLFLLLNRPCSSDYSRWERYGRRRAPLPPARGPAVPPKSDAYRHRGAPSVHQQNNTRAAPDESLRSLVRHSGRKEMVKVGVISPWNENGKILKMLIQSRKTAVEELERHCAHLLAVNFQQLGEIARTERCSFSCAQDSILQHEKLKRSIIALKGWSQREVKKAKVELEDAEREAKEAICELQRQLAEVELQVVKARGEVNSLRTYKYRQYHVNESRIAQLRREIEQVKEMRKLSSVTLSLSTTTAENDRIRRETDFHKKVIKELEETSKEVEEDIKQLQLSGASVSEDVSHQSPPRTHKCTPDMDVNLDIPKEEWLPI, encoded by the exons ATGTTATTCTTACTGCTGAACAGACCATGCAGCTCG GATTACAGCAGGTGGGAGCGGTACGGCAGGCGTCGTGCTCCCCTGCCCCCGGCACGTGGTCCTGCTGTCCCACCCAAGAGTGATGCATATAGACACAGGGGCGCCCCCTCTGTCCACCAGCAAAACAACACTAGAGCGG CCCCTGACGAATCACTGAGGTCTTTGGTTCGACACTCAGGAAGGAAAGAGATGGTGAAAGTGGGAGTCATCTCTCCATGGaatgaaaatggcaaaataCTTAAG ATGCTCATCCAGTCAAGAAAGACAGCGGTGGAAGAGCTGGAGAGGCACTGTGCCCATCTCCTGGCCGTGAATTTTCAGCAGTTAGGGGAGATCGCTCGTACCGAGAGGTGCTCCTTCAGCTGTGCTCAGGACTCTATCCTTCAGCACGAGAAACTCAAG AGATCTATCATAGCTTTAAAAGGCTGGAGTCAAAGAGAAGTCAAAAAGGCCAAAGTGGAATTAGAGGATGCGGAACGAGAGGCGAAGGAAGCCATCTGTG AACTTCAGAGGCAGCTAGCAGAGGTGGAGCTGCAGGTGGTGAAAGCCCGTGGTGAGGTAAACTCACTGAGGACCTACAAGTACAGGCAGTACCATGTGAATGAATCGAGGATCGCTCAGCTCAGAAGGGAGATTGAGCAGGTGAAGGAAATGAGGAAG CTGTCCAGTGTTACTCTTAGCCTTTCCACGACTACGGCAGAAAATGACAGAATAAGGAGAGAAACTGACTTTCACAAAAAG GTCATTAAGGAGCTTGAGGAGACGAGCAAGGAAGTGGAGGAGGATATCAAGCAGCTACAGCTGTCAGGAGCGAGTGTCAGCGAGGACGTCTCCCACCAAAGCCCCCCCAGGACACACAA ATGTACCCCAGATATGGACGTGAACCTGGACATTCCCAAAGAAGAATGGCTTCCTATTTAA
- the c8h20orf96 gene encoding uncharacterized protein C20orf96 homolog isoform X4, whose translation MTTLPNHVVFPFKECFQKVDYSRWERYGRRRAPLPPARGPAVPPKSDAYRHRGAPSVHQQNNTRAGRKEMVKVGVISPWNENGKILKMLIQSRKTAVEELERHCAHLLAVNFQQLGEIARTERCSFSCAQDSILQHEKLKRSIIALKGWSQREVKKAKVELEDAEREAKEAICELQRQLAEVELQVVKARGEVNSLRTYKYRQYHVNESRIAQLRREIEQVKEMRKLSSVTLSLSTTTAENDRIRRETDFHKKVIKELEETSKEVEEDIKQLQLSGASVSEDVSHQSPPRTHKCTPDMDVNLDIPKEEWLPI comes from the exons ATGACCACATTACCAAACCATGTAGTATTCCCCTTTAAGGAATGTTTTCAGAAAGTG GATTACAGCAGGTGGGAGCGGTACGGCAGGCGTCGTGCTCCCCTGCCCCCGGCACGTGGTCCTGCTGTCCCACCCAAGAGTGATGCATATAGACACAGGGGCGCCCCCTCTGTCCACCAGCAAAACAACACTAGAGCGG GAAGGAAAGAGATGGTGAAAGTGGGAGTCATCTCTCCATGGaatgaaaatggcaaaataCTTAAG ATGCTCATCCAGTCAAGAAAGACAGCGGTGGAAGAGCTGGAGAGGCACTGTGCCCATCTCCTGGCCGTGAATTTTCAGCAGTTAGGGGAGATCGCTCGTACCGAGAGGTGCTCCTTCAGCTGTGCTCAGGACTCTATCCTTCAGCACGAGAAACTCAAG AGATCTATCATAGCTTTAAAAGGCTGGAGTCAAAGAGAAGTCAAAAAGGCCAAAGTGGAATTAGAGGATGCGGAACGAGAGGCGAAGGAAGCCATCTGTG AACTTCAGAGGCAGCTAGCAGAGGTGGAGCTGCAGGTGGTGAAAGCCCGTGGTGAGGTAAACTCACTGAGGACCTACAAGTACAGGCAGTACCATGTGAATGAATCGAGGATCGCTCAGCTCAGAAGGGAGATTGAGCAGGTGAAGGAAATGAGGAAG CTGTCCAGTGTTACTCTTAGCCTTTCCACGACTACGGCAGAAAATGACAGAATAAGGAGAGAAACTGACTTTCACAAAAAG GTCATTAAGGAGCTTGAGGAGACGAGCAAGGAAGTGGAGGAGGATATCAAGCAGCTACAGCTGTCAGGAGCGAGTGTCAGCGAGGACGTCTCCCACCAAAGCCCCCCCAGGACACACAA ATGTACCCCAGATATGGACGTGAACCTGGACATTCCCAAAGAAGAATGGCTTCCTATTTAA